A stretch of the Candidatus Jettenia sp. AMX2 genome encodes the following:
- the rmuC gene encoding DNA recombination protein RmuC, producing the protein MYQIHQIEIIWVTAAIIGGILLGGTIIWLISRSRISMIYERLAIVQQDLVHACTELDQKHEKIFELNQEITRLETTLEHERKAANEKAAILNEATVKLSDAFKALSAEALKSNNQSFLELARITLEKYQIEARCDLEQKQKAVETLVAPITQSLEKVDTQIRELENSRQQAYGSLTEQVKSLIFTQEKLQSETNNLVRALRTPTVRGYWGEIQLKRVVEMAGMLEYCDFYQQQTITTESSRLRPDVLVKLPGGKNIVVDAKAPLQAYLDALDGTTDDHRSLKLREHAQQVRSHIAKLSAKSYWDQFQPTPEFVILFLPAETFFSAALEHDPALIEEGVKQRVILATPTTLIALLRAVHYGWRQEQVAENAQRISELGQELHERIATMAEHLTKLGGSLEKAVETFNASVASFEGRVLSSARKFKILGAGSKKEIEEISLLHKRTRMPADGKDDKDSILK; encoded by the coding sequence ATGTATCAGATCCACCAAATTGAGATTATCTGGGTGACCGCTGCTATAATCGGAGGAATTTTATTAGGCGGAACCATTATATGGTTAATCAGCAGGTCACGTATATCGATGATCTATGAACGGCTTGCTATCGTTCAGCAAGACCTGGTTCATGCATGCACAGAGCTGGACCAAAAGCATGAGAAGATATTTGAGCTTAATCAGGAAATTACACGGCTTGAAACCACGCTAGAGCATGAGCGTAAAGCGGCTAATGAGAAGGCAGCTATCCTGAATGAAGCTACCGTAAAATTGAGCGATGCCTTTAAGGCGCTCTCTGCTGAAGCCCTGAAGAGCAATAATCAATCATTTCTGGAACTGGCAAGGATCACTCTGGAAAAATATCAAATTGAAGCAAGGTGCGATCTCGAACAGAAGCAAAAGGCTGTAGAGACACTCGTTGCGCCCATTACACAATCACTCGAAAAGGTAGATACTCAGATCAGGGAATTGGAAAATTCACGACAACAAGCTTACGGAAGTCTGACAGAACAGGTCAAGTCGTTGATATTTACTCAGGAGAAATTACAATCCGAAACAAACAATCTTGTTAGGGCGCTCAGGACACCGACAGTACGGGGCTATTGGGGAGAAATACAGCTCAAAAGAGTAGTTGAAATGGCAGGCATGCTTGAATATTGTGATTTTTATCAGCAACAAACCATAACGACGGAAAGCAGCAGACTACGGCCCGATGTCCTTGTAAAGCTTCCCGGCGGGAAAAATATTGTCGTTGATGCAAAGGCCCCGCTTCAGGCTTACCTTGATGCTTTGGATGGTACAACAGACGACCACCGTTCGTTGAAACTAAGGGAACATGCCCAGCAGGTCCGGTCACATATAGCAAAACTCAGTGCAAAGTCTTATTGGGACCAATTTCAGCCTACGCCAGAATTTGTTATCCTGTTTTTGCCCGCGGAGACTTTTTTTAGCGCAGCACTGGAACATGATCCGGCGCTTATAGAAGAAGGAGTGAAGCAACGGGTTATCCTTGCAACTCCTACAACCCTGATTGCACTCCTCCGTGCCGTTCACTACGGATGGCGGCAGGAACAAGTTGCTGAGAATGCACAACGTATCAGCGAACTCGGACAGGAACTCCATGAGCGTATCGCAACCATGGCAGAACATCTCACAAAACTCGGCGGATCTCTTGAAAAGGCTGTAGAAACGTTTAATGCATCTGTGGCATCCTTTGAAGGACGTGTGCTTTCTTCTGCGAGAAAATTCAAGATATTAGGCGCCGGAAGCAAAAAGGAGATAGAAGAAATCTCCCTTCTTCATAAGAGGACAAGAATGCCGGCAGATGGAAAAGATGATAAAGATTCAATTCTAAAATAA
- the pyk gene encoding pyruvate kinase produces the protein MNYFPRTKIVCTIGPACDTPSMLEELIQAGMNVARLNFSHGTHAEHGSTIKNIRHISQRLNKPVAILQDLSGPKIRIKSIYKDSITLKGNDVFTLTNNDREGNEEIVSITYNPLPDIVFPGDTIFLSDGEIELRVISKDSNNITCRIIVGGVLSPGKGVNIPVRSLPIPSLTEKDKRDLAFGIEHDVDYVALSFVKEVNDILELKDILRRKNKDIPVVAKIEKHEAINNLEEIIKAADALMVARGDLGVEIPLERVPLIQKKIIHLANCYCKPVITATQMLGSMVRNYRPTRAEISDVANAIYDGSDAIMLSEETAKGRYPIASVSMLSKVAREIEPGLVRKKHFEELQIPDIPITVPDAISIATCQISNNLNTKVILTTTQSGSTARFISKYRPKQLILAVTPSSITYRRLALVWGVVPIVTEPIQNTDDMMRSSINAAKNAGYIKEGEMVVFTGGVPIWKPGSTNLLRVFSS, from the coding sequence ATGAACTACTTTCCCAGAACTAAGATTGTATGTACTATCGGACCTGCCTGTGACACCCCTTCCATGCTTGAGGAATTGATACAGGCAGGGATGAATGTGGCAAGGTTAAATTTTTCTCACGGCACCCATGCAGAACATGGAAGCACCATTAAAAATATACGCCATATTTCTCAACGGCTCAATAAGCCAGTTGCCATTCTTCAGGACCTGTCAGGGCCAAAGATCAGAATAAAATCTATTTATAAAGATTCAATTACCTTAAAGGGCAACGATGTATTTACCCTTACCAACAACGATAGAGAGGGCAATGAGGAGATCGTATCGATTACCTATAATCCGTTACCGGATATAGTTTTCCCCGGTGATACGATCTTCCTGTCCGACGGCGAAATTGAATTAAGGGTTATCAGCAAAGACAGCAATAACATTACCTGCCGTATTATTGTTGGTGGTGTTTTATCCCCGGGGAAGGGGGTTAACATTCCGGTAAGAAGCCTGCCAATACCTTCACTCACAGAAAAAGACAAGAGAGACCTTGCGTTTGGAATCGAGCATGATGTAGACTATGTGGCTTTGTCATTTGTAAAAGAGGTAAATGATATCTTGGAACTCAAGGATATCCTGCGCCGGAAAAATAAGGATATACCTGTTGTTGCCAAGATTGAAAAACATGAAGCTATCAATAATCTGGAGGAAATTATAAAAGCCGCTGATGCCTTGATGGTTGCCAGAGGAGATTTGGGTGTAGAAATACCCCTTGAGAGGGTCCCGCTAATACAGAAAAAAATCATCCATCTTGCCAATTGTTATTGCAAACCGGTAATTACTGCCACGCAGATGCTCGGTTCTATGGTCAGAAATTACCGGCCAACCCGTGCAGAGATATCCGATGTGGCAAACGCAATATATGACGGAAGTGATGCCATCATGCTTTCCGAAGAGACGGCAAAAGGTCGTTATCCGATTGCATCCGTGAGTATGTTGTCGAAGGTTGCTAGGGAGATAGAACCAGGCTTGGTGAGGAAAAAACACTTTGAGGAACTGCAAATACCTGACATTCCCATTACAGTACCTGATGCAATAAGTATTGCGACGTGTCAGATCTCAAACAACCTTAATACAAAGGTTATTCTTACTACTACCCAATCAGGCAGTACTGCACGGTTTATTTCCAAATACCGGCCTAAACAACTTATCCTGGCAGTGACCCCGTCAAGTATTACTTACAGAAGACTTGCATTGGTATGGGGCGTTGTTCCAATCGTTACTGAACCCATACAGAATACTGATGATATGATGAGAAGCAGTATTAATGCTGCTAAGAATGCCGGCTACATTAAGGAGGGGGAAATGGTAGTCTTCACCGGAGGAGTGCCTATCTGGAAGCCGGGATCAACGAACCTTCTAAGGGTTTTTTCGAGTTAA
- the nadC gene encoding carboxylating nicotinate-nucleotide diphosphorylase codes for MNFHFKPEKIDTLIQYAVQEDIGTGDITTKSLIPDNVMVEGTFLAKEDGIIAGLPVVEYFFSKLDKKIIFKKWVCDGEGIRKGDTIATVNSSARTLLSGERISLNFLQRLSGIATLTAQYVEQVKPLKTAIMDTRKTTPGWRYPEKYAVVVGGGVNHRMGLYDQVLLKDNHLNILKNRAFYNTAHTSTIEYAVSLFRKKIKPGILIEVETRTMEEVKDALKAGVDIILFDNMNISQLKEAVKVVNDWKSAGGAHLPLTEASGNITLETVQLVARTGVDRISVGAITHSAKAMDISLEISGY; via the coding sequence ATGAACTTTCACTTCAAACCGGAAAAGATAGATACACTTATTCAATACGCTGTTCAGGAAGACATCGGAACCGGGGATATTACAACAAAAAGCCTGATCCCTGATAATGTAATGGTGGAAGGGACATTTCTTGCAAAAGAAGACGGGATTATTGCCGGACTTCCTGTTGTTGAGTATTTTTTCTCAAAGCTCGATAAAAAAATTATTTTTAAAAAATGGGTTTGTGATGGAGAGGGAATACGCAAAGGTGACACCATTGCCACGGTAAACAGCAGCGCAAGAACGTTGCTTTCCGGTGAGCGGATCTCATTGAATTTTCTCCAAAGACTTTCAGGTATTGCAACATTGACAGCACAATATGTTGAACAGGTAAAGCCTTTAAAAACCGCAATCATGGATACAAGAAAAACGACACCCGGCTGGCGATATCCTGAAAAATATGCGGTTGTCGTTGGCGGAGGTGTGAATCACAGGATGGGCCTCTACGATCAGGTGCTGTTAAAAGACAACCATCTTAATATCCTGAAGAACCGTGCATTCTATAATACTGCTCATACCAGCACTATCGAATATGCTGTATCCCTCTTCAGGAAAAAAATAAAACCGGGAATTTTGATCGAAGTAGAAACAAGAACGATGGAAGAGGTAAAGGATGCCCTCAAAGCAGGGGTAGATATCATTCTGTTTGATAACATGAATATCTCACAACTAAAAGAAGCTGTCAAGGTAGTGAATGACTGGAAATCTGCCGGAGGCGCACATTTACCTCTTACTGAAGCGTCCGGGAATATCACCCTGGAGACGGTACAACTTGTTGCCAGGACGGGAGTGGACAGGATTTCTGTTGGTGCTATAACACATTCTGCGAAGGCAATGGATATCTCGCTCGAAATTTCAGGTTATTAA
- the purD gene encoding phosphoribosylamine--glycine ligase, with the protein MKILIVGSGGREHALAWKIAQSPLAGEIYCAPGNPGIAEIAECVDIGAENIEGLYNFALKQKIDLTVIGPEDPLVAGIVDRFQDGNLAIFGPTKRAAIIEGSKVFAKTLMKKHGIPTGDFKVFDDIKLAKKHLSASDFPLIIKADGLAKGKGVYVCRTPDEGDKCIDDIMKDKIFGPAGDRIIIEEFLSGEEVSILAFTDGKTILPLPPVQDHKAVNDGDKGPNTGGMGAYSPVPRITPELQYDFEENILVPVIHAMKKENRPYKGIIYAGLMITSTGPKVLEFNARFGDPETQVLLMRMKTDLVPILMSTAVNNMEDKEIVWNDGVSLCVVMAAGGYPDKYKTGTEIHGLERLKGLDNVYAFHAGTAVKDGKLVTNGGRILAITALGKDFQDAHKTAYSAIQNISFEGAHYRRDIGVKAIYRKD; encoded by the coding sequence ATGAAAATATTGATTGTTGGAAGCGGAGGAAGGGAGCATGCACTTGCCTGGAAGATTGCACAATCACCTTTGGCGGGGGAAATATATTGCGCTCCCGGAAACCCCGGTATTGCAGAAATTGCAGAATGCGTGGATATTGGTGCGGAAAATATAGAAGGTCTTTATAATTTTGCGCTAAAACAAAAGATAGACCTTACGGTTATAGGCCCTGAAGATCCGCTTGTCGCCGGTATTGTTGACAGGTTTCAGGACGGAAATCTTGCTATATTCGGCCCCACCAAAAGGGCAGCAATTATCGAGGGAAGCAAGGTCTTTGCAAAAACCCTTATGAAAAAACACGGTATTCCGACTGGCGATTTTAAGGTGTTTGATGATATAAAATTAGCAAAGAAACACCTGTCGGCATCTGACTTCCCTTTGATTATTAAGGCCGACGGATTAGCCAAAGGTAAAGGTGTGTATGTCTGCCGGACACCGGACGAGGGCGACAAATGTATTGATGATATCATGAAGGATAAGATATTCGGCCCTGCCGGCGATAGAATTATTATTGAAGAGTTCCTTTCCGGTGAGGAGGTTTCAATCCTTGCCTTTACCGATGGGAAAACCATACTTCCCCTTCCGCCCGTACAGGACCACAAGGCCGTTAATGACGGAGATAAGGGACCCAACACCGGCGGGATGGGAGCATATTCACCGGTACCACGCATAACACCTGAATTACAGTATGACTTTGAGGAAAATATCCTTGTACCGGTCATTCATGCCATGAAAAAAGAGAACAGACCTTATAAAGGTATTATCTATGCCGGACTAATGATTACCAGTACCGGTCCGAAGGTGCTTGAATTCAATGCGAGATTTGGTGATCCGGAAACACAGGTTCTCCTCATGCGAATGAAAACAGACCTTGTACCGATTCTCATGTCAACTGCGGTAAACAACATGGAGGATAAGGAGATAGTATGGAATGACGGCGTCTCGCTCTGCGTTGTTATGGCCGCTGGCGGGTATCCTGATAAATATAAGACTGGGACTGAAATTCATGGACTTGAAAGACTGAAAGGGCTTGACAACGTTTATGCCTTTCATGCAGGTACTGCCGTAAAGGACGGAAAGCTTGTAACAAATGGTGGTCGCATCCTTGCAATAACAGCATTAGGAAAAGACTTTCAGGATGCACACAAAACCGCTTACAGCGCCATTCAGAATATAAGTTTTGAAGGAGCGCACTACAGAAGGGATATCGGGGTAAAGGCCATTTACCGGAAAGATTAA
- a CDS encoding DEAD/DEAH box helicase translates to MQITPYHAKYFAFELTKHNSSDSLQKLASSLLDAQVDLNPHQVEAALFAFRSPLSKGAILADEVRLGKTIEAGLVISQKWAERKRKFIIIVPAHLCKQWNQELSEKFFHTSIILEASSFNQEIKKGNLNPFDQKEIIICSYHFARAKDAYIKKINWDLVVIDEAHRLRNVYKPQNKIANTIKDAIAHAPKVLLTATPLQNSFLEIYGLVSIIDDYTLPATISPLLGGDLGVGSHIRYLINHIAQKHQAEILQMNTERNAGFFDNEMEKLDKWAENVKGSMEIELKELDKEIKCRKTEAKKS, encoded by the coding sequence ATGCAAATAACACCATATCACGCTAAATATTTTGCATTTGAACTAACAAAACATAACTCATCTGATAGTTTACAAAAATTGGCTTCCTCTCTTTTAGATGCTCAAGTTGATTTAAACCCACATCAGGTTGAGGCTGCTTTATTTGCATTCCGCTCACCGCTTTCTAAAGGTGCAATATTGGCAGATGAGGTAAGACTTGGTAAAACAATTGAAGCCGGACTGGTTATTTCACAAAAATGGGCTGAGAGAAAGAGAAAATTTATAATCATTGTACCAGCACATCTTTGCAAGCAATGGAACCAGGAACTATCAGAGAAGTTTTTTCATACTTCCATTATTTTGGAGGCATCTTCCTTTAATCAGGAAATTAAAAAAGGAAACTTAAACCCTTTTGACCAGAAAGAGATCATCATTTGCTCTTATCACTTTGCAAGGGCAAAAGACGCTTATATCAAGAAAATTAATTGGGATTTAGTAGTTATTGATGAGGCTCATCGATTAAGAAATGTTTATAAACCACAGAACAAGATTGCCAATACCATTAAAGATGCAATTGCACATGCACCAAAAGTTCTTCTCACTGCAACACCACTTCAAAATTCTTTCTTAGAGATCTACGGATTGGTTAGCATTATTGATGATTATACCTTACCTGCCACAATAAGTCCCCTCTTGGGAGGGGATTTAGGGGTGGGTTCTCACATCAGATATCTTATAAATCACATCGCCCAAAAACACCAAGCCGAAATTCTGCAAATGAATACTGAACGTAATGCGGGTTTCTTCGATAACGAAATGGAAAAATTAGACAAATGGGCAGAAAATGTGAAAGGTAGTATGGAAATTGAATTGAAAGAATTAGATAAAGAGATAAAATGCCGTAAAACAGAAGCAAAAAAATCCTGA
- a CDS encoding ATP-binding protein: MENNQSIIEKLISWDENISFETKRVSGKMVRKALETIVAFANTEGGFLVLGIEDFKGKRNRSSHRHP, translated from the coding sequence ATGGAAAATAACCAATCAATTATTGAAAAACTTATTTCATGGGATGAGAACATATCCTTTGAGACAAAGCGTGTTTCAGGCAAAATGGTGCGAAAAGCACTGGAAACCATTGTTGCCTTTGCAAATACAGAGGGCGGTTTTTTGGTTTTAGGGATTGAGGATTTCAAAGGCAAAAGGAACCGATCGTCTCATAGGCATCCATGA